Proteins from a genomic interval of Thermodesulfobacteriota bacterium:
- a CDS encoding quinone-dependent dihydroorotate dehydrogenase: MYKQIVRPILNKFDSETFHDLARESLHLAEYSPLTLKLLELFSDKHKRLQDPRLKTSLGGLELENPLIVGAGWDKKGRAVLALWHLGFASVEVGSVLEYGQPGSPKPRLYMVSSGAAINWLGFNSPGMDIVAKNLDRYKNSPVPIGISLGLNKDVAHEDAPKAYAAVTNRMYEYASYFAINISSPNTPGLRKLQEKDHTILLIQAVQNVMDECGGRKPLFVKIAPDLTYEAIDDVLGVAIDYGLSGIIASNTTISPDLKGKYGEKWRNSPGGLSGDDEDYRKITTEIISHIYKQAGDKLDIMGVGAVNSAESAIEKIKAGAKALQLVTAIRGEGTAVAGKINRGIIEYLDKEGVSNLSELVGVDTK; this comes from the coding sequence ATGTATAAACAGATCGTAAGGCCTATATTAAATAAGTTTGACTCAGAAACTTTTCACGACCTGGCTCGTGAATCCCTTCATTTAGCAGAATACTCTCCACTTACTTTAAAACTCTTAGAACTATTCTCAGATAAGCACAAAAGATTACAAGACCCCAGGTTAAAAACCAGCTTGGGCGGATTGGAGCTAGAAAACCCTCTAATAGTAGGGGCGGGTTGGGATAAAAAGGGAAGAGCTGTACTTGCACTATGGCACCTGGGATTTGCCTCTGTAGAGGTGGGCTCAGTATTAGAATACGGTCAGCCCGGAAGCCCAAAGCCAAGGCTCTATATGGTCTCCTCGGGGGCAGCTATTAACTGGCTTGGTTTTAACAGTCCTGGTATGGATATCGTTGCCAAGAATCTAGATAGGTATAAAAATAGCCCCGTGCCAATTGGCATAAGCCTTGGGCTCAATAAAGACGTAGCGCATGAAGACGCCCCAAAAGCATATGCAGCTGTCACAAATAGAATGTATGAGTACGCATCATATTTCGCAATAAACATAAGCTCTCCAAACACTCCGGGATTAAGAAAGCTTCAGGAAAAGGATCATACAATTCTTCTTATACAAGCAGTTCAAAACGTAATGGATGAGTGCGGGGGTAGAAAACCGTTATTTGTAAAAATAGCTCCTGATCTCACATATGAAGCCATTGATGATGTGCTTGGGGTTGCTATAGATTATGGTCTATCAGGAATCATTGCATCCAATACTACAATTAGTCCAGATCTTAAAGGCAAATATGGGGAGAAGTGGAGAAACAGCCCTGGAGGGCTGAGCGGGGATGATGAAGATTACAGGAAAATTACAACAGAGATAATATCTCACATCTACAAACAGGCAGGGGATAAGTTGGATATCATGGGAGTTGGAGCAGTCAACAGCGCCGAGAGTGCAATTGAAAAAATCAAAGCCGGTGCAAAGGCCCTTCAGTTAGTGACTGCAATAAGAGGCGAGGGTACAGCAGTAGCGGGCAAGATCAATAGGGGCATCATAGAGTATTTAGACAAAGAAGGCGTCTCAAACTTGAGT